ATATGCTCAATACCGACAGGACGCGCGCGGCATACACAGCCATCACCAATACAGCATCGGCCGAATTCGACGCGGCATGGAAAACACACAGCGACGCCGTGTATTATGCCAATTTGAAATATATCGCCGGGTACGCGTGTTATACGATAACGGCGGGGCTTCTCACCTGGTGGCTGTTCACCCCCGAATTCATCCCCGAGGTGAAGGTGGCGTTCCTGCCGGGTCCTTCGGGTGAATTCACGTTCGCGTTCGAGTACCGGTTCTAGCAGTTACGGAGGAATATGATGGGTCCGTTCAAAAAAATACTCGCCCTTTCTCTCGTCTTCCTCCTGATGGGGTGTCTTGCCAATCTCGGCGATCGCGATAATGTGTTCGATCCCAACGGCATCCTTACTATGTATGAAAAGGGATACCCGTGGACCGAGTACAATTATGATGATCTTGACAGGATGAAATTGGTGGTGCGCTTCCGCACGCTTGCAAAGTTCTATTACGTACTCATGCCCGACGGTTCTGCAGCGCCGACAAAAGCGGCCGTGAAGAGCGGGAGCGTGCCCGGGATGATAACGAGCGGGTCGATAGTGATAGCGCAGGACGCGGTCACCAATGAGACGAATGTCATCGTCACCGGGGTGTATTCGAATTCATCGTACAGTTTATATTGCGTATCAAGCTTTAAGGATACCTACGACAGCGGTCCGCTCCTTATTCGCGTCAATCAGCGCTACCTCGGCTGGTTCGGGTATAACGGTGTAATTACGAACTGGCGGCCCGCCCCTGCAGTGGCAGGCGGATCGCTCGGAGCTAACGACGGAATGTTCAATGGGCCGAGAGCAGTGGAAGCGGACTGGAACGGGTATATCTACGTATCGGATTACGGCAATCATCGCATACAGAAATTCTCGACGAATTTCGCCTTTATCGGATGGTGGGGAAAAGGGGGAGTTTCCGGATGGCATACTACGGGAGTTGCCTCAACCGGGGCGGGAGCACTCGACAATGAATTCAATCAGCCCGTTCAGTTAGCCATCGATCGCGGTAACCGGGTCATGTATGTCGCCGATTACGCCAATAACCGTATCCAAAAATACAATCTCGATAATAATCTTCTCATAGGCTGGTGGGGTAAGGATAATCTTGGCGACGTCGGCTGGCACAATCCTGCCTCCGGAAGAACGGGCGCGTCAGGCGGCAGTGACGGCATGTTCAACGGTCCGCATGGCGTTGCCGTCGATGCCAACGGCTACGTCTATGTTGCCGATTACAATAATCACCGCGTACAGGTGTTCCGTTCAAGCGGGGCATCGGTCACGTTCGTGACGAAGATAGGGTTGACCGGGTCCGCGCAGTCGTTCACCGGATTCTTTAATGGGCCGCGCGGCATAGCATCGGACGGTTCTTACATCTATGTGAGCGAATCCGGGAATCAGCGTATTCAGAAGCTCAATACAAGGGACTGGCAGTATGAATGGTTATGGGGCGGCAGCGGCAGCGGCATCGGGCTTCTTAATACCCCGATGATGCTCACCTTTGACCGATTGAATCATTTATATGTACCCGACTGGGGCAATCATCGTATCCAGAAATTTTCGGTCACCGGCAAACTGATGTGGGTGGGAGGGAAGATCCCCGCTGCATCGGGAAATACCGACGGCGCCTTTAATAACCCGGGCGGTGTTGCCGCAGACGAGAACGGGGCGATCTACATCGCGGATTCTGTGAATCATCGGATACAGAAATACTGGTGATGCTCAGCGCATGAGCCCCTGATCGCGGGCGAAATCTTCAATGTCTTTCGGCAGCGGCGCCTTTACGCTCACGCGCCTGCCCGTCAATGGATGTGTGAAGCTCACTTTATACGCATGCAGCGCCTGGCGGAACATGCCGCCCGAATGCACGGATGAGATGTCATTGCCCGACTTTAAGAATTCCTGGAATATCGAAGGGCCTTCCTTGCCGTAAATTTTATCGCCGACGATGTGAAAGCCCTTCTCCCTCAGATGCACGCGTATCTGATGCGTGCGCCCGGTGAAGATGCGGCAGAAGAGCATGGCGTATCCGTTCGCGCTGCTCACGCGGAAAAAGTCGGTGTGCGAGAATTTCCCGAACGCGGCGAAGCCCTGCATCTGGCGGTAATCCGCATGCGGTACATGGCCGATATTCCCGCGTACGGTGAACGACCTGGGCGGCGTGCCGCTTACGACGGCGATATAGAGCTTCTTCATGGCGCTCGTGCCGATTATCGTGTGTATCGCGGCGGCACAGGCGTCCGTGCGCGAAAGGAGAACAATGCCGCTCGTCTCACGGTCGGTGCGGTTGATAAGGCGTATCGTGCCGAAGCGCTTTGTCATGACGGCATACAGCGTGTTCTGATAATATTTCCCCGACGGAATGACCGGCAGATCGCCGCTCTTATCACAGATGATAAGGTCGCCGTCGTCGTAGAGCACGCGAACATCATCGTTCACTTCCGGTTCGACGAGGCCGTGGATCTGATATACGATGCGGTCGCCCTTCTTGAGGCGCGCCTTTCCCTGTATCAGGACGCCGTTGACGCGCACGATACCCTGCTCGATGATGCGCTGCCATTCCGTCCGCGAATGATAGGTGAATCGGCTCCCGAGATAGCGGTCGAGCCGTTCGCCGATGCCTTCAAGGCCGACGATGCATTCCTTCTCCACCGATGTGATTTTCGGTTCTCGTTTTTTCATGGTCAGGTGCGATGCGATGCGGCGCGGAACGCCGTCGGTGTGCTGCCGGTGGCGTTCTTGAACACGCGTGAAAAATAGTATTCGCTCTCAAAACCGGTTTCCGCGGCTATCTCATGAATCCGTTTATCGGTGCCGCTGAGAAGCGCCTTGGCGTTGTCGATCTTTTTACCGATAAGGTAGCGTATCGGCGAAACGCCGTATTTGCGTTTGAAGAGATGGCGTATCGAATCCTTCGATATAAGAAGGCGCTCGGAAAGCGTATCGAGTGTAATGCCGTGCTCATGGTATTTCTGATCAAGATATTCTTTTACCGACTCGATGGTGCGGGCGCTCATTTCCGGAGCGGTCATGGTACGGACAATGCCGAGCACCGACCATACTATCTGCGCGGCGAGCGCATCGATGACCATGCGATGATACGGAGCGCGGTCGGTCAATTCACCGGCGAGTGAGAGAAATGCGTTCGAGAGCCGTCCGCTTGCGGGAAGTGTACAGAAGGGGAGGCCCTTCAATTCCCTGCCATCGACGCCGAGGCAATAATGCAGGGCATGGGACTCGGAATAGGAGATGTGCATCTGCCCCGGCGGATGAATAAGAATGGTCTCAACCGCATACGGCGTACGCTTTCCCTCCGCATCGATATAGCCGCCTGCCCCGCGTACGTACACGAATTCCCAGAAGGGATGGGCATGATCGTCTGACTTCGTACCTGCGGGAAGCTGATTGGTGAAGAATGAGCAAAGGCGCATGACGGAAGTATAGCGGGAAAAGCGGTATTTTCAAGCGGCGCATTGGCGGCGGATCAGCATCGCATTGGCGGCCGTTCAATCCAAATAGTACAGTATTCCCCCGTTTTGTGCATTGTTCGCCGGACCCGCTGTGAGTACTATATGCCCAGCCGGGAACGAACCGGTAAAGGAGCGATACCATGGCAACAAGAGTCGTTTTTACCGGGAAGTCCGAGGGGCATGTGGAGGAATTCACG
This genomic window from Spirochaetota bacterium contains:
- a CDS encoding NHL repeat-containing protein, producing the protein MMGPFKKILALSLVFLLMGCLANLGDRDNVFDPNGILTMYEKGYPWTEYNYDDLDRMKLVVRFRTLAKFYYVLMPDGSAAPTKAAVKSGSVPGMITSGSIVIAQDAVTNETNVIVTGVYSNSSYSLYCVSSFKDTYDSGPLLIRVNQRYLGWFGYNGVITNWRPAPAVAGGSLGANDGMFNGPRAVEADWNGYIYVSDYGNHRIQKFSTNFAFIGWWGKGGVSGWHTTGVASTGAGALDNEFNQPVQLAIDRGNRVMYVADYANNRIQKYNLDNNLLIGWWGKDNLGDVGWHNPASGRTGASGGSDGMFNGPHGVAVDANGYVYVADYNNHRVQVFRSSGASVTFVTKIGLTGSAQSFTGFFNGPRGIASDGSYIYVSESGNQRIQKLNTRDWQYEWLWGGSGSGIGLLNTPMMLTFDRLNHLYVPDWGNHRIQKFSVTGKLMWVGGKIPAASGNTDGAFNNPGGVAADENGAIYIADSVNHRIQKYW
- a CDS encoding RluA family pseudouridine synthase, with amino-acid sequence MKKREPKITSVEKECIVGLEGIGERLDRYLGSRFTYHSRTEWQRIIEQGIVRVNGVLIQGKARLKKGDRIVYQIHGLVEPEVNDDVRVLYDDGDLIICDKSGDLPVIPSGKYYQNTLYAVMTKRFGTIRLINRTDRETSGIVLLSRTDACAAAIHTIIGTSAMKKLYIAVVSGTPPRSFTVRGNIGHVPHADYRQMQGFAAFGKFSHTDFFRVSSANGYAMLFCRIFTGRTHQIRVHLREKGFHIVGDKIYGKEGPSIFQEFLKSGNDISSVHSGGMFRQALHAYKVSFTHPLTGRRVSVKAPLPKDIEDFARDQGLMR
- a CDS encoding AraC family transcriptional regulator gives rise to the protein MRLCSFFTNQLPAGTKSDDHAHPFWEFVYVRGAGGYIDAEGKRTPYAVETILIHPPGQMHISYSESHALHYCLGVDGRELKGLPFCTLPASGRLSNAFLSLAGELTDRAPYHRMVIDALAAQIVWSVLGIVRTMTAPEMSARTIESVKEYLDQKYHEHGITLDTLSERLLISKDSIRHLFKRKYGVSPIRYLIGKKIDNAKALLSGTDKRIHEIAAETGFESEYYFSRVFKNATGSTPTAFRAASHRT